Genomic DNA from Lactuca sativa cultivar Salinas chromosome 8, Lsat_Salinas_v11, whole genome shotgun sequence:
gaaataAGAAACAAGAAAGAAACAATCAGTTGGTTTCTTTGGTTCATCATCTTCCATACACTCAGAAGCCTCCACACCACAAGGCACTCCCTTGTGGAACGAATCACATTCGATTTGTCCAAAAGTACCCCCATCATCCCCTCAAAACAGCCCATATAAAACTTATTCCCCACCCTCTTCCATTAAAACTAAAATCATAATCTTCAGAAACCGAATCTAAAGACTTAGTTATGAGTGGAGACGAAGCAGAAAAGACCCTTAGAGAGTGGTCCACTCAAGAGGTCAACCAACAGCCCCTTTGCATTACGTTTCCAGAAACCCAAAACTTTGAACTTAAATCTGGGTTGATTCATCTTCCTACTTTCATAGGATTGGAAAACGAAGACACACATAAATTCCTCAAGGAATTTCATGTGGTTTGTTCAGGAATGAAGCCTGATGCTGTCACAGAAGACCAGATAAAGTTAAGGGCATTCCATTCTGCAAGAGAATGATTTTATGAACTCCCGTCTGGTTCCATTACCACTTGGACAGAACTCACGAAGCTGTTCTTAGAGaaatactttttagaaaaacGAGTCTCAAGTCTTAGAAGAGAAATCCTTGGCATCAAACAAGGAAGACGAGAACCTCTACGTACTTATTAGGAAAGGTTCAAGAAGCTTCTAGTTCGGTGCCCCCAACATGGGATCAACGATTATCAGCTTTATAATTGCTTTTGTGAAGGTCTGACACCCATGGAGAGGCGTTTGATAAATGCTTCTAGTGGTGGTTCCTCGGGTGACATGACACCAACCGAAATCAAAGAGCTTATCGAAAAGCTAGCGATCGAATCTAAACATTATGGAAATGAAGACGAGTGGTATCCAGATCAACCAAGGGGTGTCAAGGAAGTTAGCAATGTTCATCTGGAAGCTCAAATATCTGAATTAACGAAAGTTGTTCTACTCCTAACGAAAGAAAAAGTAGCTGCGAAGAAACATGTGGTATTTGCTTGAAGACTGATCACCCTACTGACATGTGCCCAATATTGCAAGAGAATACAGTTGCAGTAAAAGTTGTTGGGGGCTACCACCAGAATTTTTAGAATAATTATCAACATAAACAACAATTTCAGCCTCCACCCAGATTTCAACAACAACGAAATTTTCAGCAACCGGGTTTTCAGCAGACAAATTTTCATCAAAATTCTCACTTTCAGCCCAACTTTCAGAACTTGAATTTCCAGAATCAAAACTTGCAACATCAACCCAGTAGCTCCAGTGTGGCCTTAGAAGATATAGTAAAGAGTCTTGCCATGAGCACCCAAACATTCCAAACCGAAACTAGAGCTAGTATCAAGAATTTGGAGCAACAGATGTCTCAACTTGCCACTTCTGTGGGTCGTCTGGAGTCTCAAGGAAAGTTACCAGGGCATACTGAAAACAATCCAAAGCATAATGTGAGTGCTATTTTCTTGAAAAACGGGAAAACATATGAAGGCCCAAGCTCATCTGAACCAGAAAACAAAGATGAAGCAGAGTTTGAAGAGGTTCTGATAGAAGAAGGAGATGTGGAAGGGATAGAAAAAGAAACTGAAGTTGAAGAGTTTAAAGAGGTGTTTGTTGAAGAAGAATCTGAAAAGCTAGAAGAAAAAGAAACTCCAACACTACCCAAGCCAATTCTGAAGGAGTACAAGCCATTACCTCCATTCCCATCAAGACCGAAGAGTACGAAGCGCGAAAGAGATGATGAAGATATTATGAAAATTCTTCACAAGGTTGAGGTAAATATCTCACTTTTAGATGTTATAAAGCACATCCCTCGCTATGCTAAATTTCTGAAAAATTTATGTATttctatgaaaaaaaaaatgaaatttaatgaAATCGTGAAAGCTGGCAAAAATATATCATCTATTTTTCAAAAAGGTTTGCCTCCAAAGTGCAAGGATCTGGGGATTTTCTTAGTTCCTTGTAAATTAGGGAACCTTGATTTTTCAAAAGCCATGCTTGATTTAGGAGCTTCAGTAATTGTCCTTCCctattttgtttttgaaaaattaaaaatgggAACTTTACAAAAGACCAGGACAATTATACAGTTGGCTGACCACTCGGCAATACACCCAAAAGGTGTGTTGGAGGATGTTCTTGTCCAAGTGGATAAACTGATTTTTCCTGCTGATTTTTACATTTTGGACATGGGAAACTTGGACACTTCAGATACAAACTCTATTATTTTGGGAAGACCTTTTATGAAAACTGCAAaaacaaaaattgatgtttttaatGGCATGATTCCAATTGAGTTTGATGAGGAAGTGGTTAAATTTCAAATTAATAATGTTGATTTTCCTTCTGAAAATATTTCTGTCAGTTATATGGGTACCAACCGTCCTTTATTAGAGGGCTGGTGTGAGTTTTCTAATATCTATGTGCAAGAAAATTTTCAAGACAGGAATTCATCTGATAGTATATCCAAAGAGCTGGCAGAAGATAAGCTTGGGGAGGTGGAAGAGGTTGAGATGAAATCTGCTAcggaagaagaatcaaataaaaatCTGATAAGGAAAATGTTTTTGGACAAAGAAAAGGTGGGAGATGTGTTCTCATATAtgaatctgaaaagaagaaagtttAAAGAATCTGAAGGACTTATCTGAAGACAATGTAGATTTTTTCCAGTTTGTTGAGCAAGTTCCAGATCCACCCATCTTGCCATATTTGAAGGGATCTGGAGTCACAAGAAAAAGAGTTGAGCTTCAGAGAAGTCCCGACCACACCAGTTCATAAATCTGGTTGGGCAAAGTCGAGCCAACGAATTTAAAAAAGGGCGGCtttccgggaggcaacccgatgtttagtttttagttttccTCTTTCAAAAAAGAGATGGTCGCAGTCCCAAGCAAGTTTGTGGAAATCAGAGGATCGACAGAGTTACTGAAATCTAGATTTTTCGTCAACATTCGTCGTCAAAATCAGATTTCTGCAAAACTTATCAGGTACATTCTTTTCTGGCTGCaaatttttgtttaatttctTTATTGAGCTGTTTATTCCTctttaagcattgaggacaatgcatcattttaagcttggggatgGGGTTAGTGTaaaaattttgcatttttgttaaaaaaatttaatttttcagtttttcatttaaaattttcaaattttatttttatttttacattttattCTGTTGCATGTGCATATAAAAAATTCGAAAAATccaaaaaacaatattttattttctatttttatttttctgcatTCATAATAAAAAACCTAAAAAGATtttatttctagttatttttatttttattttatgcattccaaaaaaaatcttgaaaatctttaattttttttacatgagaTGAGGATATTATTTACATTCGATAGCTCGGTTAATATGAAGTGTGATAGTTACCGAAAATAATGGTCTCATTACAATCAATTTTAAGAATTGTCTTTTCAAGTActttaaatgttttcaatatgAATCAACATAATAGTCGGATAACTTTTACAATAAAAGTGTGGGATGGAAAAACGAACagtgttttgaaaataatttccttGAATGCCTTAAAAAGAACCTAGATTGGATAACCCTAATCATTCCTTGAAGTACTGAACCCTATAGTCTCCGCGCCTTTTGAGGTTGGGAGGGAACTCTTGTTATACCCacaatttattatcatttttGAAATATTGAAGATATGATGTGCCTCAAAGTAAAATTCGTGCccagtcaatatatatatatatatatatatatatatatatatatatatatatatatatatatatatatatatatatatgttagaaatgGTATATCTAGCAACTTGAAGAAATCTGTAATTCAAAGTTAAATCCAAATCAAGTTCATGTTGAAATCAAGAAGAAAACAAGTTAAATCTGAAGATTTGATCAAGACAAAGAAGATGTGTGGTGTAATGAGATTGATCTCTCGATAGTGGAATCATAGGGGTAAGCTTGAATTTTCTGTCCATAATGGAGCTTACCGCGTTTATTAGACGAGTTCGGAAAAAAAGGAGGGTTTGGTCAAACTAAGTTTTTATACACGAATTCTCGTGAAATGATTTTTAAAAATACACTGTTTTCACAAATTTAATTCGGCGTAAAGATTATTTTCTCAATCTTggtttaactaattaaatatgaaatataAATCGTTAATATGAAATTATTGAGACTGTTGTTTAGGTAGTGATTTCATTGGAGCTTCCTCGTTGTGAAATTTGATCATGTGACAAAAAAAGAGTGAATTATTTTAGTTtaagtttttattttctttttattctaAAATTCTTTTTAGGTCATTTACATCTTTCCATTTGTTTATAATGTTTTATCTttttcttacttgaggacaagtaaggtttaagcttggaaagatttgttagatgccattttatgcatcttttagggtagttttcattattatttagtatcatattttgtacattttcatgtcatttatttaaataatgttcagctcatgtcTTTTGTTAGAATTCTCGTATTGCTCATGTTTTTATGTGGAGCTAtgctttgggagcagttggatgttgcgtttggagcttaaaatggagcttggAACATATGGAGTATGTTACGGAATGATTGGAAGATGCTTTGGTCAAGGAACattcgatcgaattgatcacacgaagatagaatatgcaatctaaagttaaaggatgttgttggcagctttgaccccctgtcagtattttgacgatatctcgagaaccgtaactccgattgaggCGATTCAAAATGATCTCAAGAGTAGACAAAATTTCGGACATCTTGGGCAtaacatgcgatcgcaggttgccTTCATGCGATCGCATGGGGCCTTTTTGCCGTTGGGTCACAACTTGTCTTCGAGGTTCTTTTGTGCCCAAAATTCACCCGGaagtgaaaaatgaaaatttgcgATCGCAGGTTCtgtacatgcgatcgcaggttggccAAAAAGTGCCAAAATAGTATtctacttcattaaaaaggcaCGAGATGCGTTTTCAtcaaaacctgcgatcgcaggttgtgcaCATGCGATCGCAGGTGCGTCGTTTTTGCTGCTGGATGTATAAATACACCCTGATAGCATCCCTGTAACCTAAGTTGGACGATTCCAGATGAAGAAAACCACTTCAGAAGGCGATTTTTGAGTTCTTTCAGCGACTTTTGGAGATCTAAAGACTGCGAATAGTCTCACACATTTAGTTTATATAGATAGATCAATAATGTTTCTTTTATCtagtttgatttcgtttttggccatgtctggctaaactTTAGTTTTCAGTTTTGCAAAGACGAGTATTTTTCATGTGACTGATCATTAGATCTGGttttttgatttgtgtttctatctaggttcttcagttttgttcttaatgaGTGTTTGTTAGTTTGATCACCTAgatagggttttatcattccattTAACCAGTTATAGAATACGTAATTGTTTTTGTCAattggtaataagtaacaagtaataaatcAATTCTGTGTTTTGGATTTAACTTTATTATAAACTGAAAAATCATACATTTACGCtaccgagcttgtgagaagtattgggtattgttgggaattttacaaagaacttaatgcaatttttctgatttaattaagagctcGTTTGATTAGACAATAAAAAGTTAGGGTAAATTAAAtagcttgttttgattaactaatttaggtaaaagagaaattactagagcttgttagtttttctcagtaccaaaTTAGATAGAACGCATCTTAAATAATCATATATGGGTtagttgcatgattaggaaagtcgtagCAGAGCTGAAATCGTTTTTTATATTgattttcgtttaatttaatatcactatatttttagtttttagtttaatttaaaaTCCCCCTTTTATATTCTGTTTCTTGACTAgatgtgcctgatgcaaaaagaCATTGACTTTTAGGCtatgtccctgaggattcgaccctgcttccctaTGCTATCTTTTTAGTGCATTCCAAGTAgtgataaatttatttgtttaatacgtGTGTGGCAGCATGTTAACAGCTAGTCTTCATGTGGGTAATTTGGAGATATATAAATGCTAAGGGCAGGCCCGGTTTAGACAAAGGGCAAGATGGGAATTAGAATAGGGCCCATAATTTTTAGGGgcccatttttttttaaaaattatatttatatttttttgcccAATCCAAATGCAAACAAGTCCAGGACCATCAACATCACGTACGGGAGAAGGCACAATTGCACAAGGTGGCATCGAGTATCGACATTCGACGAACAGAAGACATAAATCATCGTTAAAAAAAAAGACCGAGCAGGATAGGGCGACAACAACTAAGCCACATCGACTCAACTTTCAGCAATCGTCAATCAGTAAGACAACAACACCAAGGATCAAATCTCCTGCAGTCCTGCTAATCACTAATCAGGTAATACTCTAATAGTTATTAGTCTAATAGATTATGATTTATGAGAAATTGAGGATTATAAGTTTATAATTATCAATTTCATATTTGAATGATTCATAGATTATCGGTTTAATAGTTTATTATCTGCTGGGCTAATGCTAAACTTCTGATAGTAACTAGAGCACAGAACAAGTGAACGTAAATATCATGGACAAATCTCTTCTGGTATTTCACAAACACTCAAAGAaaaacaagaaccctagcatGTTCGAGAGGCTAGTCTCTCCATAAAAATAACACCAATTTTTTTCTCCCCTTCCATACTATTCTATTGCTAACTAAATAACTCCCAAAATGCAAAAGACAAAAGTAATACTTCTTTCCAGATTTGTCCCTGCAGTGTCTCCCACTACTTCTCTGGTTTTGCCACCTCCAGGGATGTTCCCTTTTTGTCTTGGTCTTGATTTCCCATTCTACCCTTCCTCCTTCTAGAATATGTGTATTGTATTGGAGGTGTAGCATTATCATTATGGAAATCAGTTTAATAGAATGCTGAATCATGAATGAATGAAATCTTATCAGTTTCTCAGATTCATAGATCATAGAAATCAATTTAGTAGTTTATTATCACTAATTAGGTTATGAAATCTTAATTTTATTATGAAATATCAATCAAATTATAATGAATGATTGATTATTACAATTAGAAACTGAAATTGAATTATGTGAATGAGATTATGTATTTCTGTAATTATCTTTATTGTATAATTATTTGTTAGAAATTCAGAATTTAGAAATCATGAGTGTTTAAAGAATCAAATACCACTCTATCATATTATTGTTACTAGATTATGTTGATTGTAAAATTGTTTATCAGAAATTAGGTTATTTGATTATCAAGAATGCTAGAAGAGTTTCACGAGTCGTCAGGTAGCTGTTACGATATATAATTACTCATTAAAATACTATGATTTTGCTATGTTTATTGCTATAAAGTTTAtcgttattttaataaaaataattagtttGTGTAATTTAATTCGTTACATGTTAAGGCCTAAAGGTCTTTTTTATCCGCCTCGTCCTGGGCATTTGAATCCTCAGAACCGGCCCTGGCTAAGGCTCATGCTCTAAGCTCAAAATCACATATGGCGTTGGCATATGAGGTACAAGCCCTTTCACATTTATGGATGAATGCTTGGAAACAGAGAGGCCAAAATCTAAGACGGTGTGATTGGTGCTATGATCTAATTTTAGAATGCTATCACAAGTTGTAATTTTCTTTTGATCTTTGTTATATGTTGTTTTTGTTTTCTTATTGTATTGCAAACCTTTGTACCTCCTAGCCCCTGTCTAGCTTTCTCTTTTTTATATGTCCGTCGTTAAAAAAGCGCTTTTTAAATACACACACTTTTTTAGCTTAGGtttttgaaaaactaaaaagCTATCCCAAACACCCACTTAGTCTTTGTTGGTATTAAACTTGTTTTTTTATTGGATTGTAATATGTTTAATGTCTTGGTCATTTGGATGATTACTTGAAGTCTTGAAATTTCAATTTCTTTTGATTTTGCTGTTTCATGACATTTGGATGATTACTTGAACTTtccatttcttttgttttttgtcattttgtttttgaaatttgatgACAATGTTAACTTTGTATTTTGTTTACCATTTTATGTCAAATTTATGGGTCACACGGGTTGGTGGGTTTCACATGTTTTAAGGTTAACTGGGTTACACTTCTCGTGCCGGGTTGACACGGTTATAACCGAGTCGTGTACATGTCAGGTTTTCAACTTGTTTATTAAACGTGTTGTGTCCGTGTCAACTACCCTCAACCCTTTTAATGTCCTAACCCGACACGACACGACCCGTTTGTCTATATTTACGGGTCAAGccgccacacacacacacacacacacacacacacacacacacacacacatatatatatatatatatatatatatatatatatatatatatatatatatatatatagacacacacatacacactagaTGTGTGTCCACGCAAAGCGGCGACAATAGATAACACTTTGACGAATAAGTTTTTACGGAGAAATtattattagattttattattagttataatGGTAATAAAAATGAccaattttatataaattatttatgtTTATACCTTATATTTATATTGCCTATTTATATTATTGctgtaaattaattaatattgatatctagtttaa
This window encodes:
- the LOC111919786 gene encoding uncharacterized protein LOC111919786; protein product: MSTQTFQTETRASIKNLEQQMSQLATSVGRLESQGKLPGHTENNPKHNVSAIFLKNGKTYEGPSSSEPENKDEAEFEEVLIEEGDVEGIEKETEVEEFKEVFVEEESEKLEEKETPTLPKPILKEYKPLPPFPSRPKSTKRERDDEDIMKILHKVEVNISLLDVIKHIPRYAKFLKNLCISMKKKMKFNEIVKAGKNISSIFQKGLPPKCKDLGIFLVPCKLGNLDFSKAMLDLGASVIVLPYFVFEKLKMGTLQKTRTIIQLADHSAIHPKGVLEDVLVQVDKLIFPADFYILDMGNLDTSDTNSIILGRPFMKTAKTKIDVFNGMIPIEFDEEVVKFQINNVDFPSENISVSYMGTNRPLLEGWCEFSNIYVQENFQDRNSSDSISKELAEDKLGEVEEVEMKSATEEESNKNLIRKMFLDKEKVGDVFSYMNLKRRKFKESEGLI